The following proteins are encoded in a genomic region of Mycolicibacterium rutilum:
- a CDS encoding DUF3297 family protein: MSEDQNTDIPPNHLSIDPRSEFYNEEVLRRDVGVRFNGVEKTNVHEYNVAEGWVRVEVPTAKDRRGNPMVVKLTGTVEPYFR, from the coding sequence ATGTCCGAAGATCAGAACACAGACATTCCACCGAATCACCTCTCCATCGACCCGCGCAGCGAGTTCTATAACGAAGAGGTGCTGCGCCGCGACGTGGGTGTTCGCTTCAACGGCGTGGAGAAAACCAATGTTCACGAATACAACGTGGCCGAGGGTTGGGTGCGTGTTGAAGTCCCTACTGCGAAGGATCGTCGCGGGAATCCCATGGTCGTCAAGCTGACTGGCACGGTTGAACCGTATTTCCGTTGA
- a CDS encoding DUF4304 domain-containing protein: MGKGTVGDSLQRAYEAMVSADVGPFLHARGFAISDSRFERKRGSLYDVIHLQPNWHNGTMSWHGFFVNVGIGSAEVDDACVGDERAKHPLKGSLLQRRWEELVPDLPYEVRFDHRTDMQQFATALCDGFDLVLAEMEKISTTEQLVRYAVDNNLLIEYERTCRYLAVIGAIDTLTEYVTTLHDCFGHQDRWSIFSREISMAAGRWARLLQEKGLLNTSSAGWS; this comes from the coding sequence ATGGGCAAGGGGACAGTCGGTGATTCATTACAACGGGCTTACGAGGCGATGGTTTCCGCCGATGTCGGCCCGTTCCTGCACGCACGCGGCTTCGCGATATCCGACTCGAGGTTCGAGCGGAAACGCGGGTCGCTCTACGACGTGATTCACCTGCAGCCCAACTGGCACAACGGCACGATGTCGTGGCATGGATTCTTCGTCAATGTCGGCATCGGATCAGCTGAGGTCGATGATGCGTGTGTTGGAGACGAGCGAGCGAAGCATCCTCTCAAAGGCTCACTACTGCAACGCCGCTGGGAAGAATTGGTACCCGATCTGCCGTACGAGGTGCGGTTCGATCATCGAACCGACATGCAGCAGTTCGCCACCGCGCTCTGCGATGGCTTTGACCTGGTGCTGGCTGAGATGGAGAAGATAAGCACCACAGAGCAGTTGGTGCGATACGCCGTCGACAACAACTTGCTCATCGAATACGAGAGGACCTGCCGGTACCTCGCGGTGATTGGTGCGATCGACACGTTGACCGAGTACGTGACAACGCTGCACGATTGCTTCGGACATCAAGACCGCTGGTCGATATTCAGCCGTGAAATCAGCATGGCCGCGGGGCGTTGGGCGCGACTGCTGCAAGAGAAAGGGCTTCTCAACACGAGTTCTGCCGGATGGTCGTAA
- a CDS encoding type II toxin-antitoxin system VapC family toxin has translation MILVDSDILIAHLRGLDAARDWLVEARREGPLTISVVSIAEVIGGMRSAERREVWQLLAAFRTEPATEIIARRAGDFRRQYRASHSSIGLGDYLIAATADVKGYQPATMNVKHFPMFKNLRPPFAL, from the coding sequence GTGATCCTGGTCGACTCGGACATCCTCATCGCTCACCTACGCGGTCTGGATGCGGCGCGAGATTGGCTTGTCGAAGCTCGACGGGAGGGGCCTCTAACGATCAGCGTGGTGTCGATCGCCGAGGTGATCGGCGGGATGCGCAGTGCGGAACGCCGGGAAGTGTGGCAACTGCTAGCCGCGTTCCGCACCGAACCAGCCACCGAGATCATCGCACGCCGGGCCGGGGACTTCAGGCGGCAATACAGGGCGAGTCATTCCAGCATTGGCCTTGGCGACTATCTGATTGCTGCAACCGCGGATGTGAAGGGTTATCAGCCGGCGACGATGAACGTGAAGCATTTCCCGATGTTCAAGAACCTGCGGCCGCCTTTCGCTCTTTGA
- a CDS encoding ribbon-helix-helix domain-containing protein has product MKRTNIYLDEEQTASLDKLAAQQGVSRAELIRQLLDKALNNADDSLEGDLTAIYRSFGALRDVESPDRRPGSREEHLDQMWRRIS; this is encoded by the coding sequence ATGAAGCGCACGAACATCTACCTCGACGAGGAGCAGACGGCCAGCCTCGATAAGTTGGCTGCACAACAAGGTGTTTCGCGTGCCGAGCTCATCCGCCAACTGCTCGACAAGGCGCTCAACAACGCCGACGACAGTCTCGAAGGGGACCTGACTGCCATTTACCGATCGTTCGGTGCACTGCGTGACGTTGAGTCGCCCGATCGCCGTCCCGGCAGCCGTGAGGAGCACCTCGACCAAATGTGGCGCCGCATCTCGTGA
- a CDS encoding GMC family oxidoreductase N-terminal domain-containing protein — MAEFDFIIVGAGSAGCLLANRLSANPAHRVLLVEAGGRDNWFWIRVPVGYLYTIANPRTDWCFMTEPDPGLAGRSIIYARGRVIGGCSSINAMIHMRGQASDYELWAYATGDRRWLWDGPDGQTLATYKELEDYFGGADDWHGAGGEIRVERPRVRWKILDAWQDAAAELGIEPKEEFNRGDNSGSAYFHVNQKRGRRWSMADAFLHPISRRPNLTVYTQTQALKLLLDDQVHDEQRRGAWTTAQHRATGVRLLKDGQIVDVRARKEVILSAGAVGSPHLMQVSGLGPAELLTEHHVPVAVDLPGVGENLQDHLQIRSVYRIRGARTVNTLYRNLITRAGMGIQYALLRSGPMTMPPSTLGAFAKSDPDLASPNLEWHVQPLSLPKFGEPLHPYGAITPSVCNLRPTSRGHVRIVDADPLTHPKIFCNYLSTDADRDIAVRGLRMTRQIMAAPALARYQPEEMLPGPQLVSDDDLQQAARELGTTIFHPVGTCTMGAFDARGLPRSAATVLDTDCRVFRVAGLRVVDASAMPTITSGNTNAPVMLIAERAARAIQD; from the coding sequence GTGGCCGAGTTCGACTTCATCATCGTGGGAGCGGGCAGCGCGGGCTGCCTGCTCGCCAATCGGCTCAGCGCCAACCCCGCTCACCGGGTACTCCTAGTCGAGGCCGGCGGCAGGGACAACTGGTTCTGGATCCGGGTGCCGGTCGGCTATCTGTACACCATCGCCAACCCCCGCACCGACTGGTGCTTCATGACCGAACCGGATCCAGGGCTGGCCGGGCGCAGCATCATCTACGCGCGGGGCCGGGTGATCGGCGGCTGCTCCTCGATCAACGCCATGATCCACATGCGCGGACAAGCCAGCGACTACGAGCTGTGGGCGTACGCCACCGGCGACCGACGCTGGCTCTGGGACGGCCCTGACGGCCAAACCCTGGCGACCTACAAAGAGTTGGAGGACTACTTCGGCGGCGCCGATGACTGGCACGGCGCCGGCGGTGAGATCCGGGTCGAGCGACCGCGGGTGCGCTGGAAAATCCTTGACGCGTGGCAGGACGCCGCGGCCGAGCTGGGCATCGAGCCGAAGGAAGAGTTCAACCGCGGCGACAACTCCGGCAGCGCCTATTTCCACGTCAACCAAAAGCGCGGCCGGCGCTGGTCGATGGCCGACGCGTTCCTGCACCCGATCAGCCGCCGCCCCAACCTGACCGTCTACACCCAGACCCAGGCGCTGAAGCTGCTGCTCGACGACCAGGTCCACGACGAGCAACGCCGCGGCGCCTGGACCACCGCGCAGCACCGTGCCACCGGTGTGCGGTTGCTCAAAGACGGCCAGATCGTCGACGTTCGGGCCCGCAAGGAGGTGATCCTGAGCGCCGGAGCCGTCGGCTCGCCGCATCTGATGCAGGTCTCGGGTCTGGGCCCGGCTGAGCTGCTCACCGAGCATCACGTGCCGGTGGCCGTCGACCTGCCGGGCGTGGGCGAAAACCTGCAGGACCATCTGCAGATTCGCAGCGTCTACCGCATTCGGGGTGCGCGCACCGTCAACACCCTCTACCGGAACTTAATCACCCGGGCGGGCATGGGAATTCAGTATGCGCTGCTGCGCTCCGGGCCGATGACCATGCCGCCGTCCACCCTCGGGGCATTCGCGAAAAGCGACCCCGACCTGGCCAGCCCCAATCTGGAGTGGCATGTGCAACCGCTGTCACTGCCCAAGTTCGGCGAACCTCTGCATCCCTACGGGGCCATCACACCCTCGGTCTGCAACCTGCGACCCACCTCGCGCGGCCACGTGCGGATCGTCGACGCGGACCCGCTGACCCACCCGAAGATCTTCTGCAACTACCTGTCCACCGACGCCGACCGCGACATTGCCGTGCGCGGACTGCGGATGACCCGGCAGATCATGGCGGCGCCGGCGCTGGCCCGCTACCAACCCGAGGAAATGCTTCCCGGGCCGCAACTGGTGAGCGACGACGATCTGCAGCAGGCCGCCCGTGAACTGGGCACCACCATCTTCCACCCGGTGGGCACCTGCACGATGGGTGCCTTCGACGCGCGCGGTCTGCCCCGGTCAGCCGCCACGGTGCTCGACACCGACTGCCGCGTGTTTCGCGTCGCCGGCCTTCGTGTCGTGGATGCCTCGGCGATGCCCACCATCACTTCTGGCAACACCAACGCGCCGGTCATGCTCATCGCCGAACGCGCAGCCCGGGCGATTCAGGATTGA
- a CDS encoding SDR family NAD(P)-dependent oxidoreductase gives MTDPAPAANPFDLTGHVAVVTGGGSGIGLGMAEGLARAGASVAVLGRTASRLDAAAEQLRSHGRPVLPLVCDVTDEDATTAAMERVRSEFGYLDSCFANAGVRGAFTPVLETSLEAFREVTRVDLDGVFLTLREAARQMVEAGRGGSLVAVSSLGAFQGMPRQPAYAASKAGVSSLIDSMAVELARHGIRANTVAPGWIDTDMISEGLHDERFHARVMPRVPLRRWGSPDDIGGVAVYLASSASRYHTGDTLRIDGGYLKF, from the coding sequence GTGACCGATCCAGCACCCGCCGCCAATCCCTTCGATCTGACCGGCCACGTCGCGGTCGTCACCGGCGGCGGCTCGGGCATCGGCTTGGGCATGGCCGAGGGACTGGCCCGCGCGGGTGCCTCCGTCGCCGTCCTCGGCCGTACAGCTTCTCGACTGGACGCCGCCGCCGAGCAGCTCCGAAGCCACGGCCGGCCGGTGCTGCCGCTGGTCTGCGACGTCACCGACGAAGACGCCACCACCGCTGCGATGGAACGCGTTCGCAGCGAGTTCGGATACCTGGATTCCTGTTTCGCCAACGCCGGGGTGCGCGGTGCCTTCACGCCGGTGCTGGAGACATCGCTGGAGGCGTTCCGCGAGGTCACGCGCGTCGACCTCGACGGCGTATTCCTCACACTGCGCGAAGCCGCCCGCCAGATGGTCGAGGCGGGCCGCGGCGGCAGTCTCGTCGCCGTGTCCAGCCTGGGCGCGTTCCAGGGGATGCCGCGACAACCCGCATACGCGGCCTCCAAGGCCGGCGTCTCCTCACTGATCGACAGTATGGCGGTCGAGCTGGCGCGCCACGGGATCCGCGCCAACACGGTCGCCCCCGGCTGGATCGACACCGACATGATCTCGGAAGGGCTGCACGACGAACGGTTCCACGCCCGGGTGATGCCGCGGGTTCCGTTGCGCCGCTGGGGATCTCCTGACGACATCGGCGGTGTCGCGGTGTATCTCGCCAGTTCGGCGAGCCGCTACCACACGGGTGACACGCTGCGGATCGACGGCGGATACCTCAAGTTCTGA